agtgaaaaacagtaataacagtaggcagtagttgtttttggaagttcgaagatgaaatcttctacgtctccccttattctgtttccagaaggtatcactaaaagactttggtttttacagtacaactcttgtacatacccacttcagcagggcttacactttgcctactgaaactcttagttactcaacACAGTGAAAATGTGATACAcaaagttctgaaaagactcttttcagattacaaactcttcttgataAAATATGAGTGCTGTGAATAATTATGACGAGTGTAAGAAACagtagcacaagatgatctcaaaagatcagatatttgctatgaagcgtgtgctacttttctttatgTTGAACTCAAGGAATTTTGAGGTTTTCTCGTTGAGTGAAATTGAGTTGATCCTTGAAAGATATTTTTCGTACTACCATATCTCCTATATGGGtttgttccatatatataggtgactgagttcaacgtctatgatcagaagatgtcttTTGACTTCTGAttgaatcagctttattacctaaaaaTGTTCCTGCAGAAaaactataaaacaatcagtcctaTTTCATACTAAAATCGATAAAGCgaattaaatgacttcgtacagtatttaatgctgcaattaatactagtactaggtaaCCTTAACGGTAACATTCAAGACTAGTTCCGTTAGGAAACATTTTTTTACCTTTCTgtttctgtttttctatccTTTCTACTGCTTTTGTTTTACTAACACAGTAGCTTCTGCTTTTCTTATTGTCTACTGTTTTCTTAAAGAATgctgctggtttttattttcatcgccacaacTAATTTATGTCTATCATTTACTAAATAGTAGTCACTAttactaatattattatttaattagtaaattccaaattcactaataaataattttgaactcattataacattGATCGACGATCCGATAGAGTCGATGTACcaatgatacaaatcttgttcatataatgaaaatcgaaaattttaaagatcaaaattttcactgtCCATATTAATCAGCTGCCGATTTTGTGAAATCCTTCACCAAAAATAGGCAATTATACCCTCTTTACTTAATTAACAATCAAGCTAACTTCCACTTTTTTTATCCTATTGAATCaatttataaactcctttataaacaTTCTGTTTGATCTCAATCAAACTACCATCGCCAAATTCAACTCTTTTCTCAACAGGAACACATAATCTGATTCTTTTGTGACCCTCGATGGTTCAGAGATCCAGTTAGCTATGGTTCACATCTCTTTGctattcagaataacatttatttttattcgagcttaccctaattagcctcattcttttcatcaacaccttgatgaaaaatgttagaactcatttctgattgcacccattggataatggtaagagcgtctagtagcttcccctcatgattccctaggtatcactgatagtacctgcaagaaccttaagtcatgcttagcgtacagtacggtccctttaaCTCgtatatcctgatcgaatcttcaaccattggtatatcgagagttgcatatgaattcgataatgatgtgatgtatctttgagtactaataaagatatggtatgtgcaactgagGAAAACATTTCCAAAATATACATGTCTTACTCTGGCAAGATTTTCCTTGCATTATTAACTCATtaaatcacataggatatctgcACCCATAGGCAAATAGTGAATCCCATACTACAATGAATTTGTTACTACGTATTTTGAAACtacacccaatctcgccacttgatgaccctcaatggagttGGTAAACAGATCAAAGTGCAGGCTAGTACGTAGAGCCTCTACATTGTCctgggtcaaaggactaattgtgtacaaccataaacacGTGaacagtccgagggagggttgtgaagtacatcatcaaatgatcactcatCTGTATAAATAGACATCTCCATgctcttaccaatgaaacatggcatttacatcacagatgttagtctcaagctcaagcggcattcatccttattttaggtggctgattcgactagaaacatgtttagaatatatggtaCAATTTCTAATGAgttttatgattattaaattaaaaatcatttttacattagagtcaataaagcccaaGTAACAAATTTGCTCATCGGACACCTGCTTTAACAAactcccacttgccctatagccaactaccAATAGATCTTAGACCCATTGCTTCACGATGATTCTCAAACGATGGTCCTGGCAGGGGATTCGTCAGTTGATCATCAACGTTATCTGTAGATGCGACTCTCTCTACTGAtttgtctcctcttcccacaatctcttggattatgtggaacttcctcgatatatgtttggatcgctgatgagagcTCGGTTCTTTTTCTTGCACAATGTCACCGGTTTTGTCGCAGTAGACCGGGACTTGATCAACTGTTTGAGGAATGACACTCAACTCTTGAATGAAATTCTTCATCCAAACCCCCTCCTTTACTGTAGCCAATACAACTATGTACTCAgcctcagtggttgaatccgTTGTGGTGTCTTGTTtagaactcttccaagagagaGCACCACCATTAAGCTTGAATACAAATACAGAGATTAATTTCGAATCATCCGCATCTGATTGGAAGATAGAATCAgcatagccttccaattttaattctccactcTCGTAGACCAAAAACAATTCTTAGTTCTTTTCAAGTACTTGAGAATGTGCTTCACGGCTTTCCATTGCATTGGACCGGGATTCGATTGATATTTTTTTGCAACACACAACGCAAATGTAATATcaggtcgagtagatatcatatCATACATTATATTGCCTATAGGAGACATATATGGAATGCGGCTCATGATCTCTATATCTTAATCAGTCTTTGGGCAGATAAACTTGGATAAAGTCATACCATGACAATTTGGGAGATATCCTCTCTTGAACTCCTCCATATAGAATCTCCTCAGTAGGGTATCGATATATGTATATTGGGTGAGTCCtatcatcctctttgatctatccatATATATCTGTATTCATAATACCTAGGATGCTTCACACGTATCCTTCATGGATAATTTACTAACAATATTTTAGTTTATTCTAACATTCGTGCATCATTCATAATGAGTAGTATGTCATTAACATAAAATATTAGGAATGTCACTGTACTCCAACTAACCTTCTTTtatacacaaggttcctcagggttcttggcaaaatcaaactctttgattgtgtTGTCAAATATGAGGTTCTAGCTTCTTCAAGCATGTTTAAGTCTATAaatggatctctgaagtttgtaTACTTTATTAACTTCCTACCAATTTGAATCTTTCAGtctgagacatgtaaatctcttcatTAGTGTCGCCATTAAGGAACACTGTCTTCACAtccatatgtcatatttcatagcCCTACCATGATGTTATGGCTAGCAATAACcaaatggacttgaacattgctattggagaaaaggtttcctcgtAGTCAACatcttgcctttgagtatatcattttactaccaatcttgctttgaaggtcactaccttctcATCTGccacaagtttttttttttttttatccatttgcatcctatgagaACAATTCCATCATGTGAATCTACTAaggaccatacttggttcgaatacatggagtccatctcAGACTGCATGTCTTCAATTCATTTAGATAAACTGCCATCAGACAATGCTTCTTTGcagtatatcatatcacatccAGGAATGTGCTCATCTTAgccttcttcaagaagcaggtCCATCCTCTTAGGTTGCCTTGAAACCCTTTCGGATCTTAAAGGAACTTGCGTTTCTTCAACTGTTGttggggtgtgggttctactatTTCAGAAGTGGGTGGTTCCCGAATTTATTCGAGTTCTATCTTTCCatcttttctatccaatagaaactctttctctaagaaggtggcatttcttgaaacaaacacatttATTTCATTGGGATCataaaataatatccaacaaaattttttggatatcccacaaagtagcacaaattggCTCTATTATCCAATTTGTATCTCATtgcctgcttcacgtaagcaagaCATCCTCATATTCTTAAGAAAGAATATTTGGTTGGCtttctcatccatatctcatatggagttttctCCACTACATTTGTATGGACTTAGTTCAACATCTTTTCTACAGTTTGAAGCGCAAATCCTCAAAAGGATGACGACAATTCAGTGAATCcgatcatagatcgaaccatgtccatcaatgtccAATTACGACATTCTGACACACCATTCAATTGAGGTGTGGTAGGGAGAGTCCAATGTGAGAGGatctcattctctttaaggTGGTCTTGAAAATCAGTACTTAAGTATTCTctacctcgatcagatcgaaatatttcaataatttttcctaattgtttctctacttcagctctctattctttgaacttttcaaagacttcatatttgtatttcattaaatacacatatcTATACCTCGAATAGTCATCAGTAAAGATAATGACGTAGGATTGTCTATATCTCGTGCTAACTCTTAGCGGGCCACACaaatatatatggatcaaatccaatagatcatgtgcacgttccactttCTCTAGGAAATGGGCTTTGGTCATCTTTTCATTTAGACATGATTCATATGTCTCTAGAGAGTTTATGTATGAAGAGCCAAACATGCCCTCTTCCACTAGCTTCTGCATCTTTCTTTGGAAAATATATCCAACCTAGCGTGTCACAAGTGTGCGTGGTTTAGACTATCttgctttcttttgtttgttgttgttgatatcGTGTTAATTTGGGCATGGTTGTTcggaatatattttatttttaagttatagaacTAGTTTTGTATTTCGCATGTtctaattaaacattcattcttgtaaatattgcaaacacctttagcaaataaacaagaaaatccatcttttatcaatcatataaatcaaaataatgtttttaactaAATTTGGAACATATAAAACATCcttaaaaaacaaattaaagTTATTGttcaatattaaataaatatcttCTATGGCATTTGAAACAACTCTTCATCGGTTGTCCATCCtaaagaaggtctcaccttcccttatCATTCAACTTCGTGTCATTGTCTGCAAATTATTGCATAGATTAGATCAATATCCAGTATCTAATAACCAATAAgttgaattaattgaaatatttatttcaatataaAACATATCATTCCTAGAACCCTTCTGGATAAGATACTCCTTGAAATTGTGCTTCCAATGTCCAGGTTTCTTGTAGTAGAAGCAAATATCTTCTGCTTTGTCAAGCTTTGCAGGCCTTTTAGAAGCGTTTGTAGCATGTTTCTTACTTGGTTTGTTCTTCTTGGAAGGAGGATAACGTTTCCTTCCCTTCCCTTTTGGCCATTTCTTAGTCCCAGACGAAGAGCCCATTAAGAAAACATGTTTTTCCTTCTTGATGGTGGCTTCATAACTTGTAAGCACgttgaccaactcttcaaggctGGCCTCCAattgttcatattgaagttcaccacaaacccATCAAACGATGATTGCAGCGAAAGCAATAGAATGTCCGTGGACAATTCATTGTTGATAACAAGGTCCAAGCCCACTAAATTTTCAATGAGTCCAATCATCtttacaccatgctcatggagcGAGGCCCCTTCTCGCAAGCATGATGTCATGAGCTCCCTAATAATAGCATGCCTTAGTGGACGTGTTTGTTCACCATACAACTCTTGCTGGTGATCGTAAATATCAGCAGCATTCACAGCTTCCTCAAACGTAAATATCAGCAGCATTCACAGCTTCCTCAAACCGCCTCTGCAactcatttgacatag
The sequence above is a segment of the Primulina tabacum isolate GXHZ01 chromosome 6, ASM2559414v2, whole genome shotgun sequence genome. Coding sequences within it:
- the LOC142550027 gene encoding uncharacterized protein LOC142550027; translation: MLLIFTFEEAVNAADIYDHQQELYGEQTRPLRHAIIRELMTSCLREGASLHEHGVKMIGLIENLVGLDLVINNELSTDILLLSLQSSFDGFVVNFNMNNWRPALKSWSTCLQVMKPPSRRKNMFS